The nucleotide window GAAGTTCCGTCGCATAAAGCCGTGACGCTTGTGAGGCTCTTGAATGCTCAGAAGAAATGGGTTCGTCAAGAAGACGCTACTTACATCTGTGTCCATTGCACACGGATTCGCGAGAACGAAACAGGATTCagagtaataataataaaaataaagaaaaaacaaccTTTTTCAGACAATACATCAGTTTGCAGTTTGTTTTGTCTGATTCTATggtgaaagtttttttttttatctttttaggTGTATAGATGGATGACGCAGCAGAACTGGTACCGGTTTGATTTCGGTTTAGCCACAAAGCTAGCTGACTTCTTAGGGAAAGAGAGGAAGTTCACGAAATGTCGAGAGGTGTTTGATGATATTATGAATCAAGGACGTGTTCCAAGCGAATCCACGTTTCACATTCTTGTAGTTGCTTATCTAAGTAGCTCAGAGGAAGGTTGTTTCGAAGAAGCCTGTAGCGTTTACAATAGAATGATTCAACTTGGAGGTTACAGACCGCGTCTTAGTCTGCATAACTCTTTGTTTAGAGCTTTGGTTAGCAAACAGGGAGGGCCTTCGAGTGATGACGTTAGGCAAGCTGAGTTTATCTTCCATAACGTTGTGACGACTGGGCTTGAGGTGCAGAAAGATATCTATAGCGGGCTAATCTGGCTGCATAGTTGTCAAGACGAAGTTGACATAGAGAGGATAAACTATCTAAGAGAAGAGATGAGGAAGGCCGGTTTTGAGGAGAGTAAAGAAGTAGTGGTTTCGTTACTCAGAGCGTATGCTAAGGAAGGAGGAGTGGAAGAAGTTGAGAGGACATGGCTTGAATTGCTTGGTTTGGATTGCGGTATACCTTCTCAAGCGTTTGTGTACAAAATTGAAGCTTATGCAAAAGTAAGCGATTTTGCGAGAGCTTTGGGGATATTTAGGGAGATGGAGAAGCAGTTAGGTGGTGCAACGGTTTCTGGATACCACAAGATCATTGAAGTTGTATGTAAAGTACATCAAGTGGAACTTGCGGAATCTCTCTTAGAAGAGTTTGTAGAAACTGGGAAGAAGCAGCTTCTACCTTCATATATAGAGATAGTCAAAATGTACTTTGATTTGGGTTCACATGAGAAACTGGAGAAGGCTTTTGTTGAGTGCTTGGAGAAATGTCAACCTAACCAgactatatataacatatacttGGATTCATTGGTTAATACAGGTAACCTTGAGAGGGCAGGGGACGTTTTTGATGAAATGAAAAACAATGGGACAATCAATGTGAATGCTAGATCCTGCAACACCGTTTTGAAAGGATACTTGGATTCTGGAAATCATGTGAAGGCAAAGAAGATATATGAGCTGATGAGTTTGAAGAAGTACGAAGTCGAGTCACCGCTTATGGAAAAGCTTGATTACATCCTTAGCTTGGTGAGAAAAGAAGTGAAGAAACCGTTGAGCATGAAGCTAAGCAAAGAACAGCGCGAGGTATTGGTGGGTTTGCTGTTAGGTGGTTTGCGAGTGGAATCAGACAGAGAGAGGAAGAGTCACAAGATCATGTTTGAATTCAGAGAGAAGTCTCAAGCTCATCTGATATTGAGACAACACATACATGATCAGTTCCGTGAGTGGTTGCCTCATTCGGAGGAGGAGGATATACCATTAGAATTCTCCTCCATTTCTCATTCATGCTTTGGGTTTTACGCTGATAATTTCTGGCCAAATGGTCGACCTGAGATTCCAAAACTGATTCATCGGTGGCTCTCGCCTGAGTCACTGGCTTATTGGTATATGTACAGTGGATATAGAACATCATCAGGAGACGTTATCTTGAGGTTGAAGGGAAGTGTAGAAGGTGTTGAGAAGGTTGTGAAGGCTCTGAGAGCTAAATCTATGGAATGTCGGGTTAAGAAGAAAGGAAACGTTTTCTGGATTGGGCTTCAGGGAACAAACTCGGTTTTGTTCTGGAAGCTAATAGAGCCTCACGTCTTAGAAGACATGAAAGATTATCTAAGACCCGCTTATGAGGCAATCGACACCGATGGGGACTAAGAACAAATCATAAACTTTTGACACTAGCTTTGATCACAATGATTGATTTAGAAGAAGCACTTGTTAGATGAAATTCAGCAATGTTTATTTGAACTTCTTTTGGTTTGATAACATTAGTTGAATTGCTCCTTTACGCCAAATATAGGAGGGGACTTGGTATCTATAAGATTTTTGGACATAGGAGCTGTTCGGCTATCCATCTAACATCTCCATCCATCTGCTCTATTTATGTGATCCATCTTGATTTTAGGAGCTGTTCGTTTTTCCATCTAGATAAGCCATCCAGATGAGTCATCTGGATGAGAtgaattttatgtttgtttctttatttctaTTTCCATCCAGATAAGTTTACTAAACAAATTACAAATATACACTTGCTttgatttaatcatatgttttatattaattttaactatactaacttttattatttagtataaatatatttacactgaaattattttaaaattagcatttcacattttttatttaaatttgtattaaaatttaactaCTACTATAACTTTTCATAAAACTCAAAATAGaaactcaaatttaaatatacttCTAATCAACTCAAAGTGCAAactcaaattttataaaactaaaattttaaagttgaaAGCAATGGTAAGAGTACGGTTGGGCATAATATCCATACCCGAAGTATTTACCCGAACCGACCTGAGAAATAGGGTACCCGACCCGATCGGATCCTGCGTACATATCCGAATGggaccattttttaaaaatccgaaaaaccaaaaccaaacccaacctttaccgaaaaccgaatgagtatccaaacatataaatacatataaattattatattaaaatatatttctagtAGTATTAatacctaaaattaaaattattaatcaaACATATTAGTTATTCTAGGTATTTATGgataaaaatagaagttttggATAAAATTACTCAAATAACATTATGTATATGGTTACTTTaagacaaaaataataattagttcGAGCTatataaattgaatattttcGGGTTTTAAGTTATATTAGATAAGTTTGAGTAATTTGGATATAAAATACCTGAATCGAATCGAGTAGTTTGGTTCTTCGGATAAAACCCGAACCCACCCGGATCCGACTCAAACCCGAACCCACCCGGATCCGACTCAAACCCGACCCAGTTTTTTGTAATACCTGAATGGGACcatttttcaaaatctgaaaaaCCGATACCTGAATATCCATATCAGAAGGGGTACCCGAATTTCCAGGCTTAGGTAAGAGCATCATGTACTCaacttttataaaactaaaatttagaagatgaaagcaatggtaatattttggcgagaaaacgtgttttgtgattttggtgggaaaacgcgttttgcagttttggcgggaaccgcaattttatgattttggcgggaaaacgtgtttttgtgattttggcggaaaatgcgttcttgcggttttggcaggaaaccGTTTTTACGATTTTAGCGGAAAATGTGCTTTTGCGAGTTTGGCGAGAAAACGCGTTTTTACGATTTTGGTAGGAAAATAcgcttttgcggttttggcgggaaaacacgttttgtGATTTAGgtgggaaaatgcgtttttggcGAAAACCcgcatttttacggttttggcaggaaaacacgcttttgcagttttggcgggaaaccgCATTTTTCCGGTTTGGCGAAAAATTGTGTTTTGtagtttttgcggaaaaatgtattttgtagttttggtggaaaaatgtttttttataggTTTTTTCGTTTTTCATGAGTGATAAAATGATAATAGGTTTGAGTTTGTAATTTGTTAATTACATTGATGTATAATAAACATCATACCATTTTGACAAACTCATCTTCATCCAGATGATCCAATTTGGTTCAGCCAgtgattttcaaaattaagcctaaaattttaaaactcatcCAGATGAGCCATCCACATGACTTGTATTTTTAATGCGTAAACGAACAAAACTCTCATCTTCATTCAGATGGCTCATCTGGATGGAAAAACGAACAGCCCCATAGAAGTAAAATTTGTACTAAATATAAGTGGGATAGATAGATAATAAAATTTGAAGATTTGACATTTAAACGATTAGTTTTCTTCCTATTGTACTAAATATAAGTGGGATCTAAATAACGATCTAAATAACAACGAATCTAAATAACTATGTTTGGTGAAATCAAGTACCTGTTCGTCGATTAGAAGCATCTCAAAGCTAATAAGCGTCTTCTTTAGAGGGTTCCAAGCCTCCCAGAAATGAATCAAGCAGAAACGAAGCTGGGTCTCGTGGGGCTCCGGTGAGACATCTCGGAAGAACTTGACTTTTTCTTCATCATCGGAGGTGATAGGGGATTTTCCATTCGGTTTCATCGCCATGGATTGAGGTTAGAGAAGTTTTAGGGTTTGATTTTCACTCAAGAGTGAAAATCAGTATATAAAGTAGCAGGAAAAGAATAAACGGAAACGAAATCATAAAGAAGAAATTGATGGATCGAGATGTAGTGGAGTATTGATTATGGAGATGTGGATCGATAGAAGTGAAACGATGGAGAACAAACTGTGAAGACGAAGAGTTAGAGGCGGAGATCCTCGTGTTCACCGTCTAGGGTTgctttcttttgtttaattGT belongs to Brassica rapa cultivar Chiifu-401-42 chromosome A07, CAAS_Brap_v3.01, whole genome shotgun sequence and includes:
- the LOC103844343 gene encoding pentatricopeptide repeat-containing protein At2g15820, chloroplastic; the protein is MIATRACDFSSPLSSASPSGAFVTVTIPNFNFFSPSLNPNIIRHRSSSSRRLLRRLSFSRNETQSFPLPFAANSASHRSRTFVEHVAGTKESPHQTIEVYDFGDLESARNDLRNVATRRVETDVEVREIEDLPEEWRRSKLAWLCKEVPSHKAVTLVRLLNAQKKWVRQEDATYICVHCTRIRENETGFRVYRWMTQQNWYRFDFGLATKLADFLGKERKFTKCREVFDDIMNQGRVPSESTFHILVVAYLSSSEEGCFEEACSVYNRMIQLGGYRPRLSLHNSLFRALVSKQGGPSSDDVRQAEFIFHNVVTTGLEVQKDIYSGLIWLHSCQDEVDIERINYLREEMRKAGFEESKEVVVSLLRAYAKEGGVEEVERTWLELLGLDCGIPSQAFVYKIEAYAKVSDFARALGIFREMEKQLGGATVSGYHKIIEVVCKVHQVELAESLLEEFVETGKKQLLPSYIEIVKMYFDLGSHEKLEKAFVECLEKCQPNQTIYNIYLDSLVNTGNLERAGDVFDEMKNNGTINVNARSCNTVLKGYLDSGNHVKAKKIYELMSLKKYEVESPLMEKLDYILSLVRKEVKKPLSMKLSKEQREVLVGLLLGGLRVESDRERKSHKIMFEFREKSQAHLILRQHIHDQFREWLPHSEEEDIPLEFSSISHSCFGFYADNFWPNGRPEIPKLIHRWLSPESLAYWYMYSGYRTSSGDVILRLKGSVEGVEKVVKALRAKSMECRVKKKGNVFWIGLQGTNSVLFWKLIEPHVLEDMKDYLRPAYEAIDTDGD